The proteins below come from a single Nitrospiraceae bacterium genomic window:
- a CDS encoding MFS transporter — protein MPPATTFSKSTLFAISYLLLTVLFFQLGSGLQGILVPIRAQLEGFSTPSIGLLGTAFYLGFVIGCLLIPTLIQRVGHIRVFSGFAALAATAFLLHDFVTTVPVWLGLRVAIGFCFAGLYMAIESWLNDQATTHTRGHILGTYMFVSWVAVIGGKLLFAWINPGGLSPFALVSIGICLAVIPVAFGTGPAPAPATENPLRLRELYRISPVGFVGCLSVGATNGAFWTLGPIYAQSHSLTPLQIALFMGAAVFGGALTQWPLGRWSDWMDRRRIIAGSCLTAALAAGALAMGDQSHELIILTLALVFGAGALPLYALCLAHANDFAPPESFIQVSRDLLMVFGFGAIVGPYLGAWFMTIGGPIGLFLFTGSIHLSLTAYTLIRIWKRSPVPETEKTAFVSVPRTTQAILTLDPRSEETGRMASTQPVKEE, from the coding sequence ATGCCTCCCGCCACCACCTTCAGCAAATCCACTTTGTTTGCCATTTCCTATCTTCTTCTGACGGTACTTTTCTTTCAGCTCGGATCAGGGCTCCAGGGCATCCTTGTGCCCATTCGAGCTCAATTGGAAGGCTTTTCCACCCCTTCAATCGGTCTATTGGGAACCGCATTCTATTTGGGCTTCGTCATCGGCTGCCTCTTGATCCCCACCCTCATCCAGCGAGTCGGGCATATCCGGGTGTTCTCAGGATTCGCCGCACTGGCCGCCACGGCGTTTCTTCTCCATGATTTCGTGACCACCGTTCCAGTCTGGCTCGGATTACGGGTAGCCATTGGATTTTGTTTTGCCGGCCTCTACATGGCGATTGAAAGCTGGTTGAATGACCAGGCGACGACCCACACCCGCGGACACATCCTCGGCACCTATATGTTTGTGAGCTGGGTGGCGGTGATCGGCGGTAAATTGCTCTTCGCCTGGATTAACCCAGGCGGGTTATCTCCCTTCGCATTGGTCAGTATTGGAATCTGTCTTGCCGTGATCCCGGTTGCATTTGGAACCGGTCCGGCACCCGCGCCAGCCACGGAAAACCCTCTTCGCCTCCGTGAACTCTACCGGATCTCACCTGTGGGTTTTGTCGGGTGTTTGAGTGTGGGCGCCACGAATGGGGCGTTTTGGACGCTGGGGCCAATCTATGCACAGTCCCACAGCCTTACCCCGCTCCAAATCGCTCTCTTCATGGGTGCAGCCGTTTTCGGCGGGGCACTCACTCAATGGCCGTTGGGACGCTGGTCGGATTGGATGGATCGTCGCCGGATCATTGCAGGATCATGCCTCACCGCAGCACTGGCCGCAGGGGCCTTAGCCATGGGAGACCAGAGCCATGAACTCATCATTCTGACCCTTGCCCTTGTATTTGGGGCGGGGGCCCTCCCTCTCTACGCGCTCTGTCTGGCCCATGCCAACGACTTCGCGCCTCCCGAAAGCTTCATCCAAGTCAGCCGCGATTTGCTGATGGTCTTTGGATTTGGAGCTATTGTCGGTCCCTATCTCGGGGCATGGTTCATGACCATAGGCGGACCCATTGGCCTCTTTCTCTTCACAGGGAGTATTCATTTGTCCTTGACCGCGTACACACTGATACGTATTTGGAAACGCTCGCCGGTACCTGAAACAGAGAAAACGGCTTTTGTCAGTGTCCCAAGGACCACTCAAGCCATTTTGACCCTTGATCCCCGTTCGGAGGAGACAGGGCGTATGGCCTCCACTCAACCGGTCAAGGAGGAATAA
- the polX gene encoding DNA polymerase/3'-5' exonuclease PolX — MSVHNTEIAEMFSRLAELLEIQGANPFRIRAYRKAAQTIEGLPHSVASMLAEGSDLSDLPGIGEDLAAKIQEIVETGHLSLLDQVSSQLPGQLADLAKISTLGPKRVKMLYDTLGIQDLKGLAKAARSGKIRELHGFGPKTEEKILAETDKRSGTEQRIKISTAEEFAEPILDYLKSAKGVKDAMIAGSYRRRKDTIGDLDILVTCTQAKTMMDHFVAYEEVETVVSKGQTRATVILRSGLQVDLRVVPEESYGAALQYFTGSKAHNIAVRSLAVKKGLKINEYGVFRGETRIAGRTEKEVYAQVGLPYPEPELRENWGEVEAGLHHALPHLVTLNDIRGDLHVHSKASDGHSTIYDMALAAQSKGYNYLAICDHSQRVTIAHGLDAKRLASQIEEIDRLNQTLKGFDILKGAEVDILEDGSLDLSDELLQRLDLTVCAIHYKFNLPRAKQTERIIRAMDHPAFSILAHPTGRMINEREPYEIDMEQIMAAALERGCYLEVNAQPVRLDLNDRHCKMAKDMGVKVVISTDAHRTTDLDFMRFGVGQARRGWLEPEDVLNTRSLKELKKFLRRTSS; from the coding sequence ATGTCCGTGCACAACACCGAGATTGCCGAAATGTTCAGCCGGCTGGCAGAGCTTCTGGAAATCCAAGGGGCCAATCCCTTCAGGATTCGAGCCTATCGTAAGGCCGCGCAAACCATCGAAGGGCTACCACATAGTGTGGCATCGATGTTGGCCGAAGGTTCGGATCTTTCAGACCTTCCTGGTATCGGAGAAGATCTAGCAGCCAAGATCCAAGAGATTGTGGAAACGGGTCATCTTTCCCTTCTTGACCAGGTCAGTTCCCAACTACCCGGGCAACTGGCTGACCTGGCAAAAATTTCGACACTTGGCCCCAAGCGCGTGAAAATGCTCTACGACACACTCGGCATCCAGGACCTGAAGGGACTGGCCAAGGCCGCCCGATCCGGAAAAATCCGGGAGCTTCACGGATTTGGGCCAAAAACCGAAGAAAAAATTCTCGCAGAGACGGACAAACGCTCAGGCACAGAGCAGCGAATCAAAATCAGTACGGCCGAAGAGTTTGCGGAGCCGATCCTCGACTATCTGAAAAGCGCGAAGGGAGTGAAAGACGCCATGATTGCCGGCAGCTATCGCCGGAGAAAAGACACGATTGGCGACCTCGATATTCTGGTGACATGCACACAGGCGAAAACCATGATGGACCACTTTGTGGCCTATGAGGAAGTTGAGACGGTCGTCTCCAAAGGCCAGACCCGGGCAACCGTCATACTCCGATCCGGTCTCCAGGTCGACTTGCGAGTCGTTCCCGAAGAAAGCTACGGGGCCGCTCTGCAATACTTTACCGGTTCTAAAGCGCACAATATCGCGGTCCGCTCGTTGGCGGTTAAAAAAGGGCTCAAGATTAATGAATACGGAGTCTTTCGAGGAGAAACACGTATCGCGGGACGGACGGAGAAAGAGGTCTATGCCCAGGTCGGTCTCCCTTACCCTGAGCCGGAGCTACGAGAGAATTGGGGTGAAGTGGAAGCCGGGCTCCATCATGCCCTCCCCCACCTCGTCACACTCAACGATATCCGTGGCGATCTGCATGTGCATTCCAAAGCCAGCGACGGCCATTCCACTATTTACGACATGGCCCTGGCCGCCCAAAGTAAAGGGTATAACTACCTTGCTATTTGCGACCATTCCCAACGCGTGACAATTGCCCACGGCCTTGACGCCAAACGCCTTGCCTCACAGATCGAGGAGATCGACAGGCTCAATCAGACACTCAAGGGTTTCGACATTCTGAAGGGGGCCGAAGTGGATATCCTGGAAGATGGGTCCCTGGATCTCTCCGACGAACTGCTACAACGTTTGGACCTGACGGTGTGCGCCATCCATTACAAATTTAATTTGCCACGGGCGAAACAAACCGAGCGCATCATTCGGGCAATGGATCATCCTGCTTTCTCTATCCTCGCACATCCCACCGGCCGCATGATCAATGAGCGGGAACCCTATGAGATCGATATGGAACAAATCATGGCCGCGGCCTTGGAGCGGGGTTGTTACCTGGAGGTCAATGCCCAACCGGTACGCCTCGATTTGAATGATCGCCACTGCAAAATGGCGAAGGATATGGGAGTGAAAGTGGTCATTTCCACCGACGCGCACCGGACCACCGATCTGGATTTCATGCGCTTCGGTGTGGGGCAAGCCCGTCGGGGTTGGCTGGAGCCGGAGGATGTCCTGAATACCCGCAGTCTTAAAGAACTCAAGAAATTTCTTCGCCGGACATCATCATGA
- a CDS encoding site-2 protease family protein: MLKRTVPLFQLLGFKVGIDWTWPFLALLIVWSLAMGFFPHEYPDLPESTYWLMGISGAIGLFGSLILHELSHSLVARRYDIPITGITLFIFGGVAQMDKEPPNATSEFRMAIAGPLASFLLAGVFYGAYALGHLLSLPLPVFAVFGYLGFINLVLAVFNLFPAFPLDGGRMFRAMLWHWKRDLQWATHLASRIGSGFGFLLLFLGVLNILHGRPLNGIWFCVLGLFLDRAASASYDQLLARQAFEGEPIQRFMATDVVTVAPDLSIRAFVDQYVYRHLHDIYPVINHSQPVGCIHARHVNNLNREEWDYRTVNDLLIPLNDHNTIAPHTDVMQALSLMNRTGNSRLIVMDKNRLVGIVALKDILKFLSLKLDLEGTRYPATPPLNKPETTVK, from the coding sequence ATGCTCAAGCGCACAGTCCCCCTGTTTCAACTGCTGGGATTCAAGGTCGGCATCGATTGGACCTGGCCCTTTCTGGCACTGTTGATTGTCTGGTCACTGGCCATGGGATTCTTTCCGCATGAATATCCGGATTTGCCGGAATCCACCTATTGGCTGATGGGCATTTCCGGGGCCATCGGACTATTCGGGTCTCTCATCCTGCATGAGTTGTCTCACTCCCTGGTCGCAAGACGATACGACATTCCCATTACCGGCATTACCTTGTTTATTTTTGGCGGAGTGGCGCAAATGGACAAAGAGCCGCCCAATGCCACATCCGAGTTCCGCATGGCCATTGCCGGGCCACTGGCCAGTTTCTTGTTAGCAGGAGTGTTCTATGGCGCGTACGCGCTAGGACACCTGCTTAGCCTTCCTCTTCCGGTTTTTGCGGTTTTCGGGTACCTGGGATTTATCAACCTGGTCCTGGCCGTGTTCAATCTTTTTCCGGCCTTCCCCCTGGACGGAGGCCGCATGTTTCGCGCGATGTTATGGCACTGGAAGCGCGATCTACAATGGGCGACACACCTGGCCTCCCGCATCGGATCGGGTTTTGGATTCCTTCTGCTGTTCCTGGGCGTCCTCAATATCCTTCACGGCCGGCCATTGAATGGCATATGGTTCTGCGTGCTGGGCCTCTTCCTCGACCGGGCCGCCAGTGCCTCCTACGATCAACTGCTCGCCAGGCAGGCTTTCGAAGGAGAACCGATCCAACGGTTTATGGCAACCGATGTCGTGACGGTTGCACCCGATCTCTCCATCCGGGCATTCGTGGACCAGTACGTCTACCGGCACCTCCACGATATCTATCCTGTGATCAACCACTCACAGCCCGTAGGCTGCATTCACGCACGTCACGTCAACAACTTGAATCGCGAGGAATGGGACTATCGCACCGTCAATGACCTTCTCATTCCGTTGAATGATCACAACACCATTGCTCCCCATACCGACGTCATGCAAGCCCTCTCACTGATGAACCGGACCGGAAACAGCCGGCTCATCGTCATGGACAAAAATCGTCTCGTCGGTATTGTGGCCTTGAAAGACATCTTGAAATTTCTTTCGTTAAAGCTTGATCTGGAAGGAACCCGATACCCTGCAACTCCCCCCCTCAACAAACCGGAGACAACTGTCAAATAA
- a CDS encoding HPF/RaiA family ribosome-associated protein, which translates to MDLQIDSRNVTMTPRWKTEIESRMADLQAGHEDLIHGRVTLTKNAHHKKSQNVAEALVVVTMPGRHTLTARKEEKTFEEAIRAAFFAMAIEVKKFRDKRASKEIRVPPIPLRGVISKLFPNEGYGFLLQDGGGEVYFHKNAVHGMKFEELEDGVEVSFNVEDGEKGPQATTVNPLPSVPGAVDKAAFS; encoded by the coding sequence ATGGATCTTCAAATTGACAGTCGGAATGTGACAATGACCCCACGGTGGAAAACGGAGATTGAAAGTCGGATGGCCGATCTCCAGGCCGGCCATGAGGATCTGATCCATGGGCGGGTAACACTCACAAAAAACGCCCATCACAAAAAATCCCAAAATGTGGCCGAAGCCCTTGTGGTCGTCACGATGCCTGGACGGCATACTCTGACGGCGAGAAAAGAGGAAAAGACCTTCGAAGAGGCTATCCGCGCGGCATTCTTTGCCATGGCCATCGAAGTTAAGAAGTTTCGGGACAAACGGGCCTCCAAAGAAATTCGGGTCCCGCCTATTCCGTTACGCGGAGTGATCTCTAAATTATTTCCCAATGAAGGATATGGTTTTCTTCTCCAGGACGGAGGAGGCGAGGTCTACTTTCACAAAAATGCGGTACACGGCATGAAATTCGAGGAGCTTGAGGATGGGGTGGAGGTCTCCTTCAATGTGGAAGATGGGGAGAAGGGGCCACAGGCAACCACGGTTAATCCGCTTCCCAGTGTCCCGGGAGCCGTCGATAAAGCTGCCTTTTCTTGA
- a CDS encoding phosphorylase, with protein MSVIIHGFEPGTLQAKVQARTAHAMHQGAIRTIPTRFELVEQAGVIFLIRIVSNLVRKVQAKVDQRHASKAANTDQNPFLPYDQDLFVADISDTHVCLLNKFNVLDHHILMVTRSFQEQESFLTLSDIEAVLLCLAEFEGLAFYNAGEAAGASQRHKHLQMVPLPLTAEFAHLPIEPLLETVRFEGTIGRAPGLPFSHVLVRMKPEWIDSPLKGAQELLKQYLEMLQTLGLPDRGPGGKTRSPGPYNLLVTRQWMLLVPRSTECFEDISVNALGFAGGFLVKNEAQLDRLKTCGPMTALRHVALC; from the coding sequence TGCAAGCCAGAACCGCTCACGCCATGCACCAAGGTGCGATACGTACGATTCCCACCCGTTTTGAGTTGGTGGAACAAGCCGGGGTTATTTTTCTGATACGAATTGTGTCCAATCTGGTCAGGAAGGTGCAGGCAAAGGTCGATCAACGGCATGCTTCCAAGGCTGCCAACACAGATCAGAACCCCTTTCTGCCTTACGATCAGGATCTGTTTGTGGCGGATATTTCCGATACCCATGTGTGTTTGTTGAATAAATTTAACGTTCTGGATCATCACATCCTCATGGTGACGCGATCGTTTCAGGAACAGGAATCCTTCCTCACGCTGAGTGATATCGAAGCTGTGTTATTGTGTTTGGCCGAGTTCGAAGGATTGGCTTTTTACAACGCGGGGGAAGCCGCTGGCGCGAGTCAACGACATAAGCATTTGCAAATGGTCCCACTTCCCCTGACCGCTGAATTCGCCCATCTTCCTATTGAACCTCTTTTGGAAACCGTCCGATTCGAAGGGACGATTGGGAGGGCTCCCGGGCTCCCTTTTTCCCATGTGTTGGTCCGGATGAAACCGGAATGGATTGATTCTCCCTTGAAAGGGGCACAAGAATTGCTGAAGCAATATCTGGAAATGTTGCAGACTCTTGGCTTGCCTGACCGTGGACCTGGAGGGAAAACCAGAAGCCCTGGGCCTTACAATTTACTGGTCACACGGCAGTGGATGTTATTGGTGCCACGGTCCACAGAATGTTTTGAAGACATTTCCGTGAATGCCCTGGGATTTGCCGGAGGCTTTTTGGTGAAGAATGAGGCGCAGCTTGATCGATTGAAAACCTGTGGGCCAATGACCGCACTTCGTCACGTGGCCTTGTGCTAG